One window from the genome of Nicotiana tomentosiformis chromosome 5, ASM39032v3, whole genome shotgun sequence encodes:
- the LOC138892189 gene encoding uncharacterized protein — translation MPPVAPIQHETRAATSEAEQLRLERYQKYHLPTFSGLATNDAQGFLEECYRILRTMGIAETSGLSFTTFQLKGAVYQWWHAYELSSPVEAASLTRTQFSNMFLREYFPQCLRDSWRAEFEKLRQGAMIVSKRLEGMLARDREEREVKRSRDTGSYFGARSPVTLHGRGYVGHPVHSAASGVPAYSRPQEPYYALPVSSVPPAWAQRMVEKGCDVYLAYVRDVSIDTPRVESVPVVRDYLDVFLADLPGMPPDRDINFGIDLLPGSQPISIPPYRMDPPELKELLDKGYIRHSVSPWGAPVLFVKKQYGSMRMCIDYR, via the exons ATGCCGCCGGTAGCCCCGATTCAGCATGAGACTAGAGCAGCcacttctgaggcagagcaactcagacttgagaggtaccagaagtaccacctacctaccttcagcggattggctacaaatgatgctcagggttttttaGAGGAGTgttatcgtattctccgtactatgggcatagcggagacgagtgggctttcttttaccactttccaaCTTAAAGGAGCAgtctatcagtggtggcatgcttatgagttgagtagtccggttgaggcagcttcacttacacgGACTCAGTTCTcaaacatgtttttgagagagtatttCCCTCAgtgcctcagggactcatggcgcgcggagtttgagaagttgcgccagggtgctatgattgtGTCAAA gagattggagggcatgcttgcccgggaccgagaggagagagaggtgAAGAGGTCTAGAGATACTGGCTCTTATTTTGGAGCTCGTTCTCCAGTAACtctccatggtaggggttatgtgggtCACCCAGTTCATTCAgctgccagtggtgttccagcctattctaggccccaggagccatattatgcactgccagtatctagtgtgcctcctgcttggg ctcaacgaatggttgagaaggggtgtgacgtgtatctagcttatgtgagagatgtcagtattgatacccctagagttgagtcagttccagtagtgagggactatctAGATGTGTTcctagctgatcttccgggcatgccgccagacagagatattaatttcggcattgatttgttgccgggctctcagcccatctctattcctccataccgtatggatCCTCCCGAGttgaaggagttgcttgataagggctacATTCGGcacagtgtgtcaccttggggtgctcctgtcttgtttgtgaagaaacaatatggttctatgcgcatgtgtattgattatcgctag